One Bacillus pseudomycoides genomic region harbors:
- a CDS encoding serine hydrolase has translation MKIRSQITCASLALLIAGSSLLYTTPTSIVKAEPTQNVSSSLQTNTQRDHTSVKQAMRDTLQLGYPGILAKTSEGGKTWGYAAGIADLRTKKPMKTDFRFRIGSVTKTFTATVVLQLVGENRLKLDDHIEDWLPGVIQGNGYDGNKITIQEILNHTSGIAEYSRSKDVDFTDTKKSYTAEELVKMGISFPPDFAPGKGWSYSNTGYVLLGILIEKVTGNSYAEEVENRIIEPLELSNTFLPGNSSVIPGTNHARGYVQPDGASELKDVTYYNPSAGSSAGDMISTADDLNKFFSYLLGGKLLKEQQLKQMLTTVPTGKEGIDGYGLGIYETKLPNGVSIWGHTGGILGFTTLVGGTLGGKHTLVVNWNSLGRADSPNPFKNILLAEFSK, from the coding sequence ATGAAAATACGTAGTCAAATTACATGTGCAAGTCTGGCCCTTTTAATAGCTGGAAGTTCCCTGTTATATACAACACCAACCTCAATTGTAAAAGCAGAGCCCACTCAAAATGTATCTAGTTCGTTACAAACAAATACTCAACGAGATCATACTTCCGTCAAGCAAGCAATGCGGGATACATTGCAACTTGGATACCCGGGGATACTTGCTAAAACTTCTGAGGGTGGAAAAACGTGGGGGTATGCCGCTGGAATAGCGGATCTGAGAACCAAGAAACCAATGAAAACAGATTTTCGCTTTCGCATTGGGAGTGTGACGAAGACGTTCACCGCAACAGTTGTACTTCAATTAGTTGGAGAGAATCGCCTGAAGCTAGACGACCACATCGAAGACTGGTTGCCTGGTGTCATTCAAGGAAATGGATATGATGGTAACAAGATTACTATCCAGGAGATATTGAACCATACAAGTGGTATCGCTGAATACTCAAGGTCAAAAGACGTTGATTTTACGGATACAAAAAAATCGTATACGGCTGAAGAGTTAGTGAAGATGGGGATTTCTTTTCCCCCAGACTTTGCTCCAGGAAAGGGCTGGTCTTATTCAAACACAGGATACGTATTACTGGGTATCCTTATTGAAAAAGTAACTGGAAACAGCTATGCGGAAGAGGTTGAAAATCGAATTATTGAACCACTTGAATTGTCGAATACATTCCTACCAGGCAACTCAAGTGTTATTCCAGGCACTAACCATGCCCGTGGATATGTCCAACCAGACGGAGCAAGTGAGCTAAAAGACGTTACTTATTATAACCCAAGTGCAGGTAGCTCTGCTGGAGATATGATTTCTACTGCTGACGACTTAAACAAATTCTTCTCTTACTTGCTCGGTGGCAAATTACTGAAAGAACAACAACTAAAACAAATGCTTACTACAGTTCCTACAGGAAAAGAAGGAATCGATGGATATGGTCTTGGAATCTATGAAACTAAGCTTCCGAACGGTGTCTCGATATGGGGACACACAGGTGGCATTCTAGGGTTTACTACTCTTGTTGGAGGTACACTTGGAGGCAAGCATACGTTGGTCGTCAATTGGAACAGTTTGGGTAGAGCTGACAGTCCTAATCCTTTTAAAAATATTTTACTTGCTGAATTTAGCAAGTAG
- a CDS encoding glycoside hydrolase domain-containing protein encodes MVESKGDPAVFAVQTWVNLKYGKIAGFQPAPLNGKTGWSTVFALTRALQVELGITSLADAFGPTTSSKYKQWGEMSLGKVPTDAKGKAIVQILKGAMYCKGYNPGKFDDVFDEKTKNAVVSLQKDAGLPVADGKVYDYIFKAFLTMDAYRLTPGGDAKVRQIQQDLNNKYYKTSGVQPTDGHYQRGTNKALVYGLQTELGIAAGDQTGSIGPTTKNGLPILKVGSSGRFVTLFQYALYFNGYDSSPFSTTYNTAIANKVKEFQKFTLLPVDGVANKGTWLSALVSTGDPDRPGTACDCSTEVTAARAQTLKSQGYQTVGRYLVNVVPGGRNKKIQDGELKTIFAAGLTVFPIYQTIGDSKGYFGYDQGRVDAGEATLAAQKYGFKPGTIIYFAVDFDALGGDIDANVIPYFKGVINGLNQMSKGEYKVGVYGPRGVCIAVSAKVPGVVSSFVSGMSSGYSANLGYPLPKNWAFDQIKEYTIGSGAGLISIDKNIKSGRDQGQSSVEPKSINLHSLFTDKLGKLHDLAIKEGYTVIQVNDKCLDYLRNARYRGTNWDLVAGPLDKAFVKKATDSIGPIQQFPNLLDYKTGVDIDLQHMAATCDSVVTMKQLGTPYLSDFAGWMGDLLTTITDAKNAVEKAKKDGKTLSFYDAAFNAIGAPGTSFSYTDLVADVDAYNIGRIIINSGYKTYVKDAILNYYKNDSGKRFNMFFKERFGGSFEKAAKEVEYFLTVKPLEPIIPDSDNYIVWAARTQFLSAFGVKPYTSEEAKEIARAWSKKLAVFQGNE; translated from the coding sequence ATGGTAGAGTCAAAGGGAGATCCAGCAGTATTTGCAGTACAAACATGGGTAAATTTAAAATATGGAAAAATCGCAGGTTTTCAACCAGCGCCTTTAAATGGTAAAACAGGTTGGTCAACTGTTTTTGCTCTAACAAGAGCCCTTCAAGTTGAATTGGGTATTACTTCGCTTGCAGATGCATTTGGACCAACTACATCTTCTAAATATAAGCAGTGGGGTGAAATGTCTTTAGGAAAAGTTCCTACTGATGCAAAAGGAAAAGCGATTGTTCAAATTTTAAAAGGTGCTATGTATTGTAAAGGATATAATCCGGGGAAATTTGATGATGTTTTTGATGAGAAAACGAAAAATGCAGTTGTAAGTTTACAAAAAGATGCTGGTCTTCCAGTAGCTGATGGTAAAGTATATGACTATATTTTTAAGGCTTTCTTAACAATGGATGCTTATCGTCTTACTCCAGGTGGAGATGCAAAAGTACGACAAATTCAACAAGATTTAAATAATAAATATTACAAAACTTCTGGTGTTCAACCAACAGATGGTCATTACCAACGAGGTACAAATAAAGCTTTAGTGTATGGTTTACAAACAGAATTAGGAATTGCTGCAGGTGATCAAACTGGCTCGATTGGTCCCACGACAAAGAATGGATTACCAATTCTAAAAGTAGGTAGTTCAGGTAGATTTGTTACATTATTCCAATATGCTTTATATTTTAATGGATATGATTCTAGTCCGTTTTCAACAACATATAATACGGCTATAGCAAATAAAGTGAAAGAGTTCCAAAAGTTCACATTACTTCCTGTTGATGGTGTTGCTAATAAGGGAACTTGGTTATCGGCATTAGTTAGTACTGGTGATCCTGATCGTCCAGGAACAGCATGTGATTGTAGTACTGAAGTTACGGCTGCTAGGGCTCAAACTTTAAAAAGTCAAGGATACCAAACAGTTGGACGTTATTTAGTGAATGTTGTTCCTGGAGGTAGAAATAAGAAAATTCAAGATGGTGAATTAAAAACAATTTTTGCTGCTGGTTTAACGGTATTTCCCATTTATCAAACAATTGGAGATTCTAAGGGATATTTTGGTTACGATCAAGGAAGAGTTGATGCAGGTGAGGCAACATTAGCAGCTCAAAAGTATGGGTTTAAACCAGGCACAATTATCTATTTTGCTGTAGATTTTGATGCTTTAGGTGGAGATATTGATGCCAATGTTATTCCATATTTTAAAGGGGTTATCAATGGTTTAAATCAAATGAGTAAAGGTGAGTATAAAGTTGGTGTTTATGGTCCTCGTGGAGTATGTATAGCGGTTTCTGCTAAAGTTCCAGGAGTGGTATCTAGCTTTGTAAGTGGAATGTCTTCAGGTTATAGTGCTAACTTAGGATATCCGTTACCAAAAAACTGGGCTTTTGACCAAATTAAAGAATATACAATTGGTAGTGGCGCAGGACTTATTTCGATTGATAAAAATATAAAATCAGGTCGTGATCAAGGGCAATCTTCTGTTGAACCTAAATCAATAAATCTTCATAGTCTTTTCACGGATAAATTAGGAAAACTTCATGATCTTGCTATAAAAGAAGGGTATACTGTTATACAGGTAAATGATAAATGTTTAGATTACCTTCGTAATGCACGATACAGGGGAACGAATTGGGATTTAGTGGCAGGACCACTTGATAAGGCATTTGTTAAAAAAGCTACAGATAGTATTGGACCTATTCAACAATTTCCTAATCTTTTAGATTATAAAACAGGAGTCGATATTGATTTACAACATATGGCAGCAACATGTGATTCCGTAGTTACAATGAAGCAATTAGGAACTCCGTATCTTTCTGATTTTGCAGGTTGGATGGGAGATTTGTTGACTACAATTACTGATGCTAAAAATGCGGTTGAAAAAGCAAAAAAAGATGGGAAAACCTTGAGTTTTTATGATGCTGCATTTAATGCAATTGGTGCACCAGGAACAAGTTTTTCTTACACAGATTTAGTAGCAGATGTTGACGCATATAATATTGGTAGAATCATTATAAATAGTGGCTATAAGACTTATGTAAAAGATGCAATTCTTAATTATTATAAAAATGATAGTGGAAAAAGATTTAATATGTTCTTTAAAGAGAGATTTGGAGGAAGTTTTGAAAAGGCCGCTAAAGAGGTTGAATATTTCTTAACTGTGAAACCTTTGGAACCTATTATTCCAGACTCAGATAACTATATAGTTTGGGCGGCAAGAACACAATTTCTTAGTGCATTTGGTGTTAAACCTTATACTTCAGAAGAGGCTAAAGAAATTGCTCGTGCTTGGAGTAAAAAATTAGCTGTATTTCAGGGGAATGAATAA
- a CDS encoding transposase, whose amino-acid sequence MTQTITVKIKLLPTQRQTAILNEMSKEYISSMNTLIAEMVAEKKTTKKTTKDVSANLPSAVKNQAIKNAKSVFQKVKKSKYKIVPILKKPVCVWNNQNYSFDLTHINLPLMINGKAKKVPVRALLVDKQNRNFNLLKHKLGTLRITKKSNKWIAQISVTIPTIEKTGTKIMGVDLGLKVPAVAVTDSGSTCFFGNGRQNKYVRRTFKSIRKKLGECKKLKAIRNLDDKEQRYMKDQDHKVSRAIVQFAVDHNISVIRLEQLTNIRQTTRTSRKNEKNLHTWSFYRLSQFIEYKANLAGIQVEYVNPSYTSQTCPNCFERNKAKDRTYKCKCGFRTHRDRVGAMNIRYAPVIDGNSQSA is encoded by the coding sequence ATGACGCAAACAATAACCGTTAAAATTAAATTGCTTCCAACTCAAAGACAAACTGCTATCTTAAACGAGATGAGTAAGGAGTATATCTCTTCGATGAACACATTGATTGCTGAAATGGTTGCGGAAAAGAAAACGACAAAAAAGACTACAAAGGACGTTTCGGCAAACCTTCCAAGCGCAGTCAAAAATCAAGCGATTAAGAACGCAAAAAGCGTATTTCAAAAAGTAAAGAAAAGTAAATACAAAATCGTTCCGATTCTAAAGAAGCCTGTTTGTGTATGGAATAATCAAAACTATTCTTTTGACCTCACTCACATCAATTTGCCATTAATGATAAATGGAAAAGCCAAGAAAGTACCTGTTCGGGCATTGTTGGTTGATAAACAGAATCGTAATTTCAATTTGCTAAAACACAAATTAGGTACCCTTCGTATCACAAAGAAATCAAACAAATGGATCGCACAAATTTCTGTCACAATTCCTACAATCGAGAAAACAGGCACAAAGATAATGGGTGTAGACCTAGGACTGAAAGTCCCTGCTGTTGCAGTAACAGATAGTGGTAGCACTTGTTTCTTTGGGAACGGTAGACAAAACAAATATGTAAGACGTACGTTTAAATCCATACGTAAGAAGCTAGGGGAATGCAAGAAATTAAAAGCAATTCGTAATCTGGATGATAAAGAGCAACGATACATGAAAGATCAAGACCACAAGGTAAGTCGTGCTATCGTACAATTTGCGGTAGATCATAACATTTCTGTCATTCGCTTAGAACAACTAACAAATATTAGACAGACGACAAGAACAAGTCGTAAAAACGAAAAGAATTTGCATACTTGGTCATTTTATCGTTTATCTCAATTCATTGAATACAAAGCTAATTTAGCCGGTATACAAGTTGAATATGTGAATCCTTCGTATACTTCTCAGACGTGTCCAAATTGTTTTGAAAGAAACAAAGCAAAAGACCGTACATATAAGTGCAAATGTGGATTTCGCACTCATCGTGATAGAGTTGGTGCAATGAATATACGATATGCACCTGTGATTGATGGTAACAGTCAATCAGCATAG
- a CDS encoding IS6 family transposase: MGYFKGKQFRKDIIIVAVGYYCRFSLSYRDISEILKERGVSIHPTTIMRWVHEYGNLIYQIWKKKNKSAQLSWHLDETYIKVKGEWRYLYRAIDKEGCTLDIQLRKKRDHKAAYAFMKRLVKMFGEPTVLTTDKAPALLCAFKKLKEQGFYKHTAHCTIKHLNNLIEQDHRHVKRRFAKSAGFQNLRHASRTIKGIETVHALYKKNRSFTSNSCFSTCSELQKLFIIA; this comes from the coding sequence ATGGGATATTTTAAAGGAAAACAATTCAGGAAAGATATTATTATAGTAGCCGTCGGCTACTACTGTCGTTTTTCTTTAAGTTATCGAGATATATCTGAAATTTTGAAAGAACGTGGTGTATCGATCCATCCCACAACCATCATGCGATGGGTTCATGAATATGGAAATCTCATTTATCAGATTTGGAAAAAGAAAAACAAATCTGCGCAATTATCTTGGCATCTGGACGAAACGTATATCAAAGTTAAAGGGGAATGGCGTTACCTGTATCGTGCAATTGATAAGGAAGGGTGCACATTGGATATCCAACTTCGTAAAAAACGGGATCATAAGGCTGCATATGCCTTTATGAAAAGGTTAGTGAAAATGTTTGGAGAACCAACGGTTCTAACAACAGACAAAGCACCCGCATTACTTTGTGCATTCAAAAAATTAAAGGAACAAGGCTTTTATAAACATACAGCTCATTGCACCATCAAGCATTTGAATAATCTCATAGAACAGGACCATAGGCATGTGAAACGCCGCTTTGCCAAATCCGCAGGATTTCAAAATCTTCGGCATGCTTCACGTACAATCAAAGGAATCGAAACCGTTCATGCTTTATATAAGAAAAACAGGAGTTTTACATCAAACTCCTGTTTTTCGACGTGCAGTGAATTACAAAAATTATTTATAATTGCATAA
- a CDS encoding glycoside hydrolase domain-containing protein — MDQMVKQAQEWVNSTYKGKAGYQEIKVTGQTGWSTMGALTQALQLELGITATSTSCGPTTLKELAKKCPINTTSNTNANIVKIIQAALYCKGYGPGGITGTYTPGTQSAIASMQKNLGCTPNDGAVTPKLFKALLTMDAYVLVNNGSAKIRSIQQWLNSKYINRADFFYMPCDGHYSRDVQKALMFAIQYEEGLQDGTANGNFGPTTQEKIKSVVLKEGSTGSFVYLFQASLIFNGYDVPFDGKFSTAVTTQLKQFQNFSLLKATGVSDYQTWASLLVSTGDPERQGKACDCITEITPERAKTLVAAGYETVGRYLTNAKVTNAKNKKIQGGEMHNIFRAGLSIFPIYQTNGGDKNYFNASQGKGDAIDAFQAALNYGFPYGTTIYFAVDFDATGDDIKDKILPHFQAINEQMKELGSYYKIGVYGSRNVCIQVSDQKYATYSFVSGMSTGFSGNLGFPLPKNWAFDQIKEYAIGSGNGSIAIDKDIKSGRDSGYKISEKEFNQYECIVVSAKEGPERGFRYNFIEPAIKKIRDLKQKYDNHKTHVTWIIERNLYSNEEIFNFGETATHWSVDVVFVDNKDQLINYINTQSTNGTGKRLNKIIDFSWFGHGHRGYLDFGAQYQADAKYKGHFHKEDIQRLQTDAFAPGNIADSYACNTGTNVEGISFAQLWANKTKGIMTACADGQTVYNYITVCAKTSPIQWLKERDAAEKNRARTGYSEYGSLRYPETGDINEENPNPHWVVFKPKA; from the coding sequence ATGGATCAAATGGTAAAACAAGCACAAGAATGGGTAAACAGCACCTATAAAGGTAAAGCTGGTTATCAAGAAATTAAAGTAACCGGACAAACAGGTTGGTCTACAATGGGAGCTTTAACACAAGCATTGCAATTAGAACTTGGAATTACAGCAACATCTACAAGCTGTGGCCCTACTACATTAAAAGAACTTGCAAAGAAATGTCCAATTAATACAACATCTAATACAAACGCAAATATTGTAAAAATTATTCAAGCCGCTTTATATTGCAAAGGTTATGGACCTGGTGGCATTACAGGAACATATACACCTGGTACACAATCTGCTATTGCTTCTATGCAAAAAAATTTAGGCTGTACACCAAATGATGGCGCAGTAACTCCTAAATTATTCAAAGCACTATTAACAATGGATGCTTATGTATTAGTTAATAACGGAAGTGCAAAAATTCGAAGTATCCAACAATGGTTAAACAGCAAATATATCAATCGCGCTGACTTTTTCTATATGCCTTGTGATGGCCATTATTCACGTGATGTACAAAAAGCTTTAATGTTTGCGATTCAATATGAAGAAGGATTACAAGATGGTACAGCTAACGGAAACTTTGGTCCAACAACACAAGAAAAAATTAAATCAGTCGTATTAAAAGAAGGTTCAACAGGTTCTTTTGTGTACCTATTCCAAGCGTCTCTTATTTTCAATGGTTACGATGTACCGTTTGATGGTAAATTTTCAACAGCTGTAACTACACAATTAAAACAATTCCAAAACTTCTCATTATTGAAAGCAACTGGAGTTTCAGATTATCAAACATGGGCTTCTCTATTAGTAAGTACAGGAGATCCAGAACGTCAAGGTAAAGCTTGTGATTGTATTACAGAAATTACTCCTGAACGAGCAAAAACATTAGTCGCAGCCGGTTATGAAACAGTAGGACGTTATTTAACAAACGCTAAAGTAACAAATGCTAAAAATAAAAAAATTCAAGGCGGAGAAATGCATAACATTTTCAGAGCTGGCCTTAGTATTTTCCCTATCTACCAAACAAACGGTGGAGATAAAAACTATTTTAATGCTTCCCAAGGTAAAGGAGATGCAATTGATGCTTTTCAAGCCGCTTTAAATTATGGATTCCCATATGGAACAACCATCTATTTCGCAGTAGATTTTGATGCAACAGGTGACGATATTAAGGACAAAATTTTACCACACTTCCAAGCAATCAACGAACAAATGAAAGAATTAGGAAGTTATTACAAAATTGGCGTATATGGTTCACGAAACGTATGTATTCAAGTATCAGACCAAAAATACGCAACATACAGCTTCGTCTCTGGTATGTCTACTGGTTTTAGTGGAAACCTAGGATTCCCATTACCAAAAAATTGGGCATTTGATCAAATTAAAGAATACGCAATTGGAAGCGGAAATGGTTCTATAGCAATTGATAAAGATATTAAATCAGGAAGAGATTCAGGTTATAAAATTTCAGAAAAAGAATTCAATCAATATGAATGTATTGTAGTTTCAGCAAAAGAAGGACCAGAAAGAGGATTTAGATATAACTTTATTGAACCAGCAATCAAAAAAATTCGAGATCTTAAACAAAAATACGATAATCATAAAACCCACGTAACTTGGATTATTGAAAGAAACCTATATTCAAATGAAGAAATTTTCAACTTTGGAGAAACCGCAACACATTGGTCAGTAGATGTTGTATTTGTTGATAATAAAGATCAATTAATTAATTATATTAATACACAATCTACTAATGGAACTGGAAAACGTTTAAATAAAATTATAGATTTTTCATGGTTTGGTCATGGTCATAGAGGATATCTTGATTTTGGAGCTCAATATCAAGCTGACGCAAAATATAAAGGGCATTTCCATAAAGAAGATATTCAACGTTTACAAACAGACGCCTTTGCACCAGGAAATATAGCAGATTCTTATGCTTGTAATACAGGAACAAACGTTGAAGGTATCAGCTTTGCACAACTTTGGGCCAATAAAACTAAAGGGATTATGACCGCTTGTGCAGACGGGCAAACTGTTTATAATTACATTACAGTTTGTGCTAAAACATCTCCTATTCAATGGTTAAAAGAACGTGATGCAGCAGAGAAAAATAGAGCTAGAACAGGATATTCAGAATATGGTTCCCTTAGATATCCTGAAACTGGAGATATAAATGAAGAAAATCCAAATCCACATTGGGTAGTATTTAAACCAAAAGCATAA
- a CDS encoding nickel-dependent hydrogenase large subunit: protein MVRPIRSFCTGGMIEVMNYIMPERLNELESFAKEIKMSGIDEL, encoded by the coding sequence ATGGTGAGGCCAATAAGGTCATTTTGTACTGGTGGAATGATTGAAGTAATGAATTACATCATGCCAGAACGACTGAATGAACTTGAGAGTTTCGCAAAAGAAATCAAAATGAGTGGAATAGATGAATTATAA
- the tnpA gene encoding IS200/IS605 family transposase, with the protein MNEYRRRHKTVSLINYHFVFCPRYRRKIFLRADVEEHFKQLVQKICEDLEIIIVALECDKDHTHMFLNAVTTLSPADIMAKIKGVTSKKLREEFPHLQHLPSLWTRSYFVSTAGNVSSETIKRYVEQQKTRG; encoded by the coding sequence ATGAACGAATACAGAAGAAGACACAAAACCGTATCATTAATCAACTATCATTTCGTTTTTTGTCCTCGATACAGGAGGAAAATATTCCTTCGTGCTGATGTAGAGGAACATTTTAAACAATTGGTACAGAAAATATGTGAAGACTTAGAAATTATCATTGTTGCTTTAGAGTGTGACAAAGATCATACCCATATGTTTTTAAATGCCGTAACGACGCTTAGTCCTGCTGATATTATGGCAAAAATCAAAGGAGTGACTTCTAAAAAGTTGAGGGAGGAGTTTCCTCATCTTCAGCACTTGCCAAGCCTATGGACACGTTCTTATTTTGTTTCTACCGCAGGAAATGTATCGAGTGAAACGATTAAACGCTATGTCGAACAACAAAAAACAAGGGGGTGA
- a CDS encoding IS6 family transposase, which produces MEKENLFKWKHYQPDIILLTVRWYLRYNLSFRDLVEMMEERGLSIAHTTIMRWVHQYGPELDERVRRHLKTTNDSWRVDETYVKVKGQWMYLYRAVDSEGNTIDFYLSESRDKQAAKRFFKKALAASHICKSRVITVDKNPAYPVAIQELKEEKRMPEGIQIRQVKYLNNILEQDHRFIKKRVRSMLGFKSYETATSILSGVEAMHMMKKRQLNLQVKSAQNEVGFIHKLFGIAS; this is translated from the coding sequence ATGGAAAAGGAAAATTTGTTCAAATGGAAGCACTATCAACCTGATATTATCTTATTAACGGTAAGATGGTACCTACGGTACAACCTAAGTTTTCGTGATTTGGTGGAAATGATGGAGGAACGAGGTTTGTCTATTGCTCACACCACCATTATGCGTTGGGTGCATCAATATGGACCTGAATTAGACGAAAGAGTACGACGTCATCTTAAGACGACAAATGATTCCTGGAGAGTCGATGAAACGTATGTGAAAGTAAAAGGTCAATGGATGTATTTATATCGCGCAGTAGATTCTGAAGGAAACACCATTGATTTTTATCTAAGTGAATCAAGAGATAAACAAGCAGCCAAGCGCTTTTTCAAGAAAGCCTTGGCTGCTTCTCATATTTGTAAATCTCGCGTTATAACAGTAGACAAGAACCCAGCCTATCCTGTAGCAATTCAAGAATTAAAAGAAGAGAAACGTATGCCTGAAGGCATACAAATAAGGCAAGTTAAATATCTCAATAATATATTGGAACAGGATCACCGTTTCATTAAGAAACGTGTGCGGTCTATGTTAGGATTCAAGTCATATGAAACAGCCACTTCTATATTGAGCGGCGTTGAAGCCATGCATATGATGAAAAAAAGACAACTTAACCTACAGGTGAAGTCTGCTCAAAATGAAGTTGGGTTCATACATAAGTTGTTTGGAATTGCATCATAA
- a CDS encoding IS3 family transposase (programmed frameshift) yields MTNKKFNEEFKKMVVELYRSGQPVKELSSEYGVSEVTVYKWIKTYSPITSVDEDEMTLEDLKRMKKEMLRLKEENEIFKKGYGHIHEKIKDTELHPFIDCQKETHSVHMMCQTLGIARSSYYQSQHKTESKRSRENKKITKQIIRIHQDSEGRYGAPKIHQILWEQGLQISIKRVQRLMKKENIRSIIFKKYKPHSSKSTVEERTNLLEQDFSTTTINEKWVADITYIHTQKDGWCYLASVMDLYSKKIIGYSFSRNMTTNLVVKALKNAYYIQKPLEGLILHTDLGTQYTSQEFQSLLANFKIKPSFSKKGCPYDNACIESFHTVLKKEEVYRTKYVTFEQANLALFQYIEGWYNRKRIHSSIGYKTPQAIEDLAKKVA; encoded by the exons ATGACAAACAAGAAGTTTAATGAAGAGTTTAAAAAAATGGTGGTTGAATTATACCGTTCGGGACAACCTGTAAAAGAATTAAGCAGCGAGTATGGCGTATCAGAAGTAACAGTTTATAAATGGATTAAAACATATTCTCCTATCACATCAGTTGATGAGGACGAAATGACACTAGAAGATCTAAAACGAATGAAAAAAGAAATGCTTCGTCTAAAAGAAGAGAATGAAATTT TTAAAAAAGGCTATGGCCATATTCATGAGAAAATAAAAGATACAGAATTACACCCATTTATTGATTGTCAAAAAGAAACGCACTCTGTTCATATGATGTGCCAAACTCTTGGGATAGCGAGAAGTTCTTACTACCAATCTCAGCATAAAACAGAGTCAAAGCGTAGTCGTGAAAATAAAAAAATAACCAAACAAATTATACGAATTCATCAAGACAGTGAAGGTCGTTACGGTGCACCTAAGATTCATCAAATACTATGGGAACAAGGATTACAAATAAGCATAAAGCGTGTGCAACGGCTCATGAAAAAAGAAAATATTCGTTCCATTATCTTTAAAAAATATAAACCACATTCATCAAAATCAACTGTAGAGGAACGCACAAATCTATTAGAACAAGACTTTTCTACAACTACAATAAATGAAAAATGGGTAGCTGATATTACCTACATTCACACACAAAAAGACGGTTGGTGTTATCTTGCATCTGTCATGGATTTGTATTCTAAGAAAATTATAGGGTATTCATTTTCACGAAATATGACAACGAATCTTGTGGTAAAAGCGTTAAAAAACGCTTACTATATACAAAAACCACTAGAAGGTCTCATTCTACATACTGACTTAGGGACACAATATACAAGTCAAGAATTTCAAAGCTTACTCGCGAATTTTAAAATAAAGCCCTCTTTCAGTAAGAAAGGCTGCCCGTATGATAACGCTTGTATCGAGTCATTTCATACCGTTTTAAAGAAAGAAGAAGTATATCGCACAAAATATGTTACATTTGAACAAGCAAACTTAGCACTATTTCAATACATCGAGGGATGGTATAACCGCAAGAGGATTCATAGTAGCATTGGTTATAAAACTCCCCAAGCAATAGAAGATCTAGCTAAAAAAGTAGCTTAG